The window CAGTGCGGGATGATGGGAAGGAccgcggaggtaagtaaatgtttattttttctccagccccctcccggccacatataattttttttaacgtcTTTTTGAAAATATTCAAAGTAATCTATCATTTGAATTACTTTATAAAGTAAAGATAAATGCCCTCTGAAGAAGTTTTTATAAAGAAAAGAGCTGACCAAAAAAGGAAGACAAGTAAATCATTGCTCAGCTCTAACAGGCAGTGATGCTGGTTTAACTGGAGGagctgttaatggagcttggagcccctcaggctcatttgcataagctttaaagcttttttttcttaaaaacaagggcaaaagaagataaaagaagagcacaccagagtgcttggtttacaatccttcatcctggtggtagatgtcctttaaaaacgcAGCTCTGCATGTCCCAGATTCATCCCCAAGTCTTCTCTTACCAGTATCTTTTCTTTCTCACTGTCTGGAGAAGGCGTCCCATCTTTTTTCTCCACCATGTAGTCTAGTAACTTAAGGGAGGAAACATATATGAGAATGTGTAgtgttttatatgtattttagtTAAAGGAACACTGCAGGGAAaactgaataattttttttttttttatggattccCATCTTCTACATCTACAGGATGGTGGTTGTGTCCAGTGCCATTCCCCCTGTGATGAGGCCCATCTGTCTTTATCTGCTTTTTGTCtctcttttctttcctttttctttttactacattccctttttcttttttttcggaTTAGCTGTATTTCAAGTTCAATCTGTGTTAGACAACACCACCCATTTTGCTATGGGACGTGCACGCTCCTTGGGGTCAGCTGACCCTTATTTTGGGTACTAAGGTAGTCTTGCCATAGGACAGACTTTGGTCCAATTTCTGTTTTAAGTTGTAGATTTGTATTTGCCTCTCGTTTACAGTGTATATTGTCTTTTATTTGCCGAAACTAAGCATTAAAAcccttttttggaaaaaaaaaagtagctgCACACAAACGGTAAAAACCAACAGTAAAAAGTAAGAAATCAGTGAAATCCTAAAGCAAACAGAGCAATAGAGTAATATTTTGTACTAGTCTAAAAGCCCAACAAAAGCCCTAAAAAATTTGTATATGGTTATAGCAGTAGTAATGAAGGCTGGGCTCATAAATTCTGGTTGCTAATAATAGTACAGCGTGTGGATGTTTTGGCCAAATTGCTGTGGGTGCGGGGAATCGTGCTAGGTATGCGCCAATTAAGCGCCAAAACGTCCACATGCATTACTTTGAATACACTTCTAATATATTATTTAAGAGCATAATTTATGTGCCCAGCCTTCATTACTATTGGATATTgggtttttaaatataaaaatctgtTCACTATCTGCcgtgatctgctcttcttttgctcttttgcttcttttttaaagactttaaaaattatgcaaattagtctgaggggtggtaatggagcctggagctccttaggctcatttgcataatctttaaagccttttttttccttaaaaacaggGGCAAaataagataaaagaagagcagatcctgccagaggaggcgcaccccagtatgtcagtgtgcttggtttacgctccttcatcctggtggtagatgtcctgtaaaaACGCAGCTGTGCATGTCACCCAGTCTCCCACATTCATCCCCAAGACTTCTCTTACCAGTTTCTTTTCTTCTTCACTGTCGAGAAGAGTCGTCCCATCTTTTTTCTTCAACATATAGTCTAGTAACTTACGGGAGGAAACATATATGAGAATGTGTAGTGTTTTATATGTAAAAGGAACGCTGCAGGGAAAACTcaatacatttgtttttttttttttagggcctCCCATCTTCTACATCTACAGGAAAGAGAGTTTCACCGTTGTCATACAAAGGACCTTTCTAGATCTGCAACATTTTCTGTAATGGGATGTTTCTTATTGGTTCAGTTACACCGTGATCTTCTAAGAACCATAGCTTTTTTAGAGTTTGTGCCAatatagggcttgttttttgcagaatgagTTGACGTTTTTATTTGTACAAGTTTTCATTGCTTTTCATTTTACAGGGTATATTCCATGGGTTGCATAGTAAAGCAATTTAATAGTTAGGGTAGGAACCTGgcctattttttatttaaaatttatggGACGCAATGAAAAGTCCGTCTatggcattttttattttttttattttgggggtTTGATTAGTGAAATAATACATTGAAATCCTCACTGACCACAGAATGGTAGATGAAAACACTGTCAAACTGATAACTGAAACTGCTTATAGAATGGCCTCCTTGCACATAGGAACCCATTCACAATACGCTAATTTGCTAAGCTAAGTACTGTGTACCGGCATTGTGTAGAAGGAGGCCACTTACAAAGTGTGGATTTGAACTGTTCACATATACTTTATTGCactgtacacattggggctcattttcgtcgggtttcctgccgATTtgcattttgcgccgaattgccccaggattttgcgcGTGATCGAATTGTGTCgcgacagaaatccgggggcgtggccgtcggacaacccgatggattcggacaaaccgcggaatttaaaaaaggaaatgtgtcgcaagatcaagcactcacatgcaccgggaagaaggtgaactccggcggacctcggcgcagaatcgacagatgcaggaacttgggcacacgatcttcggGAATCGGGCTAgacacgaatcctcgtcggacagcgctccgcgggatcgcaacaggaccgggtaagtaaatgcctcATATTATTTCCTTACATAAAGAAACCCTTGTGGTAGTGTTTAGTTACCTGATCCAAATCTTTCTATTATGGGGTCTAAAACAACGTATTACTTACATCAAGAGTAAGATAAGGGTGGGAGATACTAAATAGATCAGTGGCTGCCTAACTACTAAGACCCCCACCAGTCACACTTGGGACATATGCATTGGGTGTTTTATTAGTGGAGGAATGTAATCTATACCATAAGCAAAAGCCTGGAAAAGGTATCAATATTCTTTAAAACAGGATTACTGACCTTCTTACAGACACCATCTGTGTCCATATCCAGTAAGTCCTTCATACCCAGGGATTTCTTCTTTTTCAGCCTGAAAAAGTTACAACTTCTTAGTAGAAGTTCAATCTTTCTTCGTATGGTATAATCTAAATTAACAGTGTGTTCTTTTAATATTATGGCCTCTTTCCTAGTTAATTTGCTATTCTTAAGAAATTCGCAGAAGACATCCGGATCTCCATccagctccaggaggtgtttgaGATCTTCCCTATTGGCATGAAATGCCTCCAGTGATGCATCATAAATGTCACATAATTTGTCTTCGGCACAACCATTTTTCTCTTCAGGTTCCCGACTCTTGACTTTATCTTTCTGACCCTGTTCTTCATCTTCCCGACTCTGTTCTACATCTTCCCGACTCTGTTCTTCATCTTCCCGACTCTGTTCTTCATCTTCCCGACTCTGTTCTTCATCTTCCCGACTCTGTTCTACATCTTCCCGACTCTGTTCTACATCTTCCCGACTCTGTTCTACATCTTCACGACCCTGTTCTTCATCTTTCCGACCCTGTTCTTCATCTTCTATAAGCTGTAATATCCAGCTCAGGGAGCATGGCCATTGGGCAGCCATTATCACCCACTTTGATACCTTAGCTTTCAAGGCTACATCTTTTTCATCCTCCATCAGTCTGTTAGTTATTACAATGGAGTTCACGATCCGCCTCATGTTAATAACGTCATCAGTTATGTATCGAAGacattcattaaggcagttcaaTGAATTTTGTATGAAATCATTTTTTCCTTGGTCTTGCATCTTATTCTCCCTTTGGTCTTCACCATCACCAAAGTGCGTTGTGACCTCAAGGAGGGGAACAATTTCCGATTTTCTTTTGCCTTTACCATTATTTTCTGGGTCTTGAATTTTATCCGCTTTTTGGGCTTTAGCGTCATTACAGTGCGTTGTGACCTTATTGGGGGGAACATTTTCACATTTATTTTGGTCTTCATTCTTAGTGTTTCTGTTTGAAGGCTCTTCCTTCTTACTGATAGATTTATCTTTAATGATCTCATCCAGATGACAGCGTTTAGTCTGATCATTCATTAGAGGAATAGAAAAAGGTAATGTTACTACCCGATTTAGGAACAGATAGCCATTGTTTGCCATACCTTTAAGCTGGTCTGATTTTTCAACACAATCCACAATGATACCTGGGTCTACTGCCAAGATGGTTATGAATGGAGCGTGTGGTTTGGAAAGTAGAATATTTATAGCATGTAGGACACTGACTACTCTATCTGGCATGCACTTGTCCAGCTTGGTGATCTCTATGACAACTCTTATTTTCTGGTTTATGTTGATTTCCATCATTTGAAGGTACTGGATGATAATCTCAATCTCCGTCTTGACATCATTCATGAAGCCCAACTGGGAGCTCATGTCTGTCTTCTTCAGTTTATTCAACAATTTGCCTTTTTGAGTCACAATGCTATTTT is drawn from Engystomops pustulosus chromosome 9, aEngPut4.maternal, whole genome shotgun sequence and contains these coding sequences:
- the LOC140076430 gene encoding NTPase KAP family P-loop domain-containing protein 1-like; this translates as MPGAREPGQGPSAKMCKPRNGDLECGNPLPASQPDAEAQAETGVKKNQKEGEEKRDYDDEYCKALAWAIDNGRYPMTVGLYGSSGRCKDSLLEKIRDHLSGPKSGNHESQKLSVKEIFTLIFRMLFYNVEECHKKQQETCYIVIKFSAWQCTGCDQLWAGLVTALCDGIEEAFGLMPISFYRALRKENNDSTTDKSKKWVPKKFSEMKAWFVFYFAFLLLVGALLLKFFPHNDVWEAEDYDGVTDYTLYTTVTILVGSSLLQSGTFLKVIKNSIVTQKGKLLNKLKKTDMSSQLGFMNDVKTEIEIIIQYLQMMEININQKIRVVIEITKLDKCMPDRVVSVLHAINILLSKPHAPFITILAVDPGIIVDCVEKSDQLKGMANNGYLFLNRVVTLPFSIPLMNDQTKRCHLDEIIKDKSISKKEEPSNRNTKNEDQNKCENVPPNKVTTHCNDAKAQKADKIQDPENNGKGKRKSEIVPLLEVTTHFGDGEDQRENKMQDQGKNDFIQNSLNCLNECLRYITDDVINMRRIVNSIVITNRLMEDEKDVALKAKVSKWVIMAAQWPCSLSWILQLIEDEEQGRKDEEQGREDVEQSREDVEQSREDVEQSREDEEQSREDEEQSREDEEQSREDVEQSREDEEQGQKDKVKSREPEEKNGCAEDKLCDIYDASLEAFHANREDLKHLLELDGDPDVFCEFLKNSKLTRKEAIILKEHTVNLDYTIRRKIELLLRSCNFFRLKKKKSLGMKDLLDMDTDGVCKKLLDYMLKKKDGTTLLDSEEEKKLLLDYMVEKKDGTPSPDSEKEKILKEYPKLPDYVEKIKANNLNGKALLYSDNEEIRKTLGMNLGDWVIFRSAFLSLPTPNLFF